ttacaagaagatcctgttgtgtagcactgagaactatatctagatacttacatcgcaacacaacatgggaggaaaaattatgtatacatgtatgtgtaacttggtcctcatgctgtacagcagaaaattaaataaataaataaataaataaaccctaaGTACAAAAATGGTGAATGTATATCACCTTGTAATATGAAAAACAACATATACGTAGGTAAATGTGTCTCTCACGCAggcatctgtgtgtatgtgtgtatttatgagCACATATACAAATCTAtattctgcccctccccccctaATAATTATTGAAATGTGACTATAATGGTCAACTTTGGATATTTTGTACTTTATGAAGTATTTTTTCTAATCTTAtactattttatctcttttaattatttaattaaataattaaaattattaataattattatttaatattttgaatgttTATAGAGGTTACATAGGCAGATAAAtaatagatattcttttttgtatttcttaattgTATTTGTATAGAATTCCAAAAAATTCCTAGTAAAATATTGCAATTAAAAgcctaaaataaaacacaataaaaatacatgtagtcttaatcattcttatttttcattttatgagaaTGTTACAAGAACTTCACGGTTCTTATTCTTAGATTTGTACTTGAAAACAATTAACAGAGAAGTCCTTTATATTTGtacaaggaagagaaaaactcTTGGCCTTGAGATGAAAGctaatttctagaagaaaacgcAATGAATCAACCAActtctcaattaaaaaatcttaaatgaaaacatattactATCACCCAGAGGTAGGttcagttctgttttcttttgtcatCCTTTGAGCACTTGAGATTATGAAAGAAATTCAGACCTCTACAGCAATTTTCAAACCCGGTTCAATAGTCCTTCAACTTAACAGCGCCCTCTTCTGGCCCTATGTTTCACATTACAGCTAGTTCATCAAGGTTGGGGAAAACAAAGCTAAACTTGGGAtgggtaaaaatatttttgaaatctagaagtaaaaggttttaattttccattctagtataacaaaaagaaataaaaattcagttgcAAGTATAacggtggttgccaagggctggggagaggggaaaatgggaggttgtttaatgggtataaacAATTCTGGAGTTTggtttacaacattgtaaatatactTAGCATGATTGAACTGTACActcaaaaatggttaagatgataaattttatatgtattttatcacaatttaaaataaaaataaatccatttgaaGTATAAATAGTTTGCGTTGAGGTCTAAGTTGCAGCTCTAAGTTGGGACTGTTTTCACCTCAAGTTCAAGTCAAATGGTTACCATACATCAAAACCTCTTGGATTTGATACAATTTTTAATTCCAGCCATACAATTTTTAATTCCAGCCATTTTACTAAAATTggcatatatttttcttaatttactaaAACTACAGCTATAAAATAATTTCCACTTTCACTCTTAGTCTTTATTCTTACAAGATTTAGAGATCCATGTAAAAAGATTGTGAAAATACTACTTCATTTGCtttgggaaataataaaatagtctgaaatacacacacacacacacacacacacacacaacctccaAGGTTTGATTTGTACAACTGGGTAGAAGGCATGACATTCACTGAAATGAAGACTAGGCAAGGAGCATGTTTGGAGGATTAGGGATAGACCAACTGTTATCAAAaggtatgatttttttccccctcaggggACATTTGAGAGTGTCTGGAGACACTTTTGGTTATCTCATCTGGAGGCAGTTGGGGGAGAATGCTACTGGCTTGGATTGGGATACTTAACATCCTGCAATGAATGCACAGGACAGATCACTCACCTGGAAGAGTGATCTTGCCTCAAAGGTGCATAGTGCCAAGAGTGAGAAACCTTGAGTTACAATCCTCTTttctgaatttgactactcttTCTCAGTATTTGAAGCAGGtttctcctcctctgtccctcATTATTCCATTGCCTGTCTTTAGTAGCTCACTTCTCATTTCTCTAGATTTTCTCTTGGGACTATCATCCATGATTTCAACTACCACATCTGTGTTGCTGACTCCCTAGTTCCAACAGTTCTTCTACTTCCagagcattttttcttttgatttcctttcgTATCTTTTCATTAATTTACTGCTACATTTCTTATCTTTATAAATAGCATCTGGTGGAAAACCACAGGGTCATTTATTTcccaaacatttactgagtatctagTTTGTGTAAGGGCAGCACTAGTACTTGGAGGAAGGTAGTGATGATGGAGATGAGAGGTAATCAGGTTAAATGCTTTAAATGCATTACCCCTAATTATGACAATAGTTCTGCAAGGAAGAAATTATTATCTCCTGGAAATGAAACCTGCAAGTGTTTAATCAACTACTTAAGTATCACAGAGCTTGTACAGAGTAGAGATTTTTAAAGTCCTTAAAATTTTGACATCAAGGATTGAACTCTCTCCATTAAGAATCACTGAAGACAGTATTGGAAAAGTTTGTCCACAgccaaaaggaaatagaagagaagATTGAAGGTCTAAGAAGTTCTGGTAGCCTTTTATTCTAAACCACAGTGCACCCTCTTCCGGTTATTTACCGTATATCACAGAATATAATACACCAGACATAGTAGGATGAGTCATTATTTTCCTCAactctagaaaagggaaaaaaaagaagacaggtaATGTATGACATACCATAAATTGCCAGAGATTTTCTAGTTGTtgaaatgttgtttttttttttttaaaggtaaggcTTCATTCAGAGTTTTCTAATTtgttaaaatatgaagaaaaacaatgatCTTAGACTCTATGTCATTCGGTGAATTTGTTTTCCAAGTTCAATTTCCACGGTCATTGTTGGTGTGGTATTCTGCATTTTAATCAACTAATACATTTGTATATTGCTTTCTAAATGATCGTAAGTAGTTTCCTGGCTTGGTGTTGTGCTTTGGCAACTAGATTGTTAAGCCCTTAGTTCTTCAATCATCTCTTTGttctcctctccccgcccccctaCACCCAGGCCTTTCCACAATCCCTGCAGAGTTTACCGCTGAATTTCTTCTGATCGCATAGATAGTATAAGACTGTCCACAGATTTAGTTACACCGGGGGGTTGGGAGGATGGAGaaagattttattaaatatatgcatCGTATTTTTAAGACACATCCTTGTAGAATGTTAAaatggggtggggtagggagcgAGGGCGGAGGCGGAGAGGGGATATACGTCTCAGGATACAGGAAATACGGAAAGAGCAAAACCAGGAGGAAGCTCTGTGCCTGGAGGGGACCCGCCGCCATCTCAGGTCTCTTGGCCTCATCAGGGCCCACCGGAAAGAGCTGACGCCCGGGTCCTGTAATCCTTATGGGTGACCAACCTTGTGCCTCCGGGAGATCCACACTCCCACCTGGAAACACGCGGGAAACCAAGCCGCCAAAAAAGCGCTGTCTTTTAGCTCCAAGGTGGGATTATCCAGAAGGAACTCCTAACGGAGGTAGTACCCCTCTCCCTTCCGCACCTACTCCTGCATCACCGGGCCTGAAGTCGCACCCACCTCCTCCGGAGAAGTAGTACAACACACTTCTCCCACCCCAAACCAGgtcagattctttctttctcttttgggatATCCAGGCTTTCTGAAACTTGATTATGCATTTTCCCCGATCTCTTTATCCCTTTCCATGTTCTCTCCACGAtttccaaatgaagaaagaaCATGCAGACATAAACTAGCTGTTTCACAAAATATGCTTGGAAGAATGTATAGATAtttaataacaattatttttaatatattagcTATGACAGTCGtggttatatttttaagaaatcgtggttaaatttaaaaagaaaatgttgattgCTTGAAAGTAATTCAGTAGGGTCCAGATAAGGGGTACAAACAAAATGTTCATGAGTTTATAATCACTAAAGCTAAGTAATGTATACATGAGGACTCATTAAACTGTTGTTGTTAacttttgtgtatatttgaaacttttccattaaaaaatgctTAGCTCAAGATCAATAACAACATTGTGTTGAAGGCCTAATTCCTATGGCTAGCACGGTTCTAACAGTATTGTTAAGGTGAGCCTTCAAAAGTGTGTTTCTCTGTGTGGGGCAGGAGAATTTAATGagtaaaaaaatgttaaatacgGTAAGTCATACCCAAGTGCTATTATGTTTTCTTGTTCAAGGtattcaggaagcacagaggatgaACCAAGTCATTCTGCCTGGTAGTAATCATGATCCATCAAAGAGGAAGGGGTAACTTTGGGTGGGCCTTAAAAAGTGAGTGATGTCTGCCatgtggagggggagggaatgctTTTCTTCGGGCCTAGCATTTCCAGAACAAAAGCTCCAAGGCAGGTTTGTTCTAGGAAAAGCTTGGCTATAATTCTGAATCTATGAGAATAATTAGGAGGTGAAATAGAGTATTGCAGAGCCTTGAATGATATGCTAACGAGTATGCAGTTTAATCCCTAAGTAGTGACAACCATTGAAGAGTTTCAAGAAAGTGATATATTTTAGGAATCCCGTTCACTGTTAGAAAAAATCTTCGATTTAGATGAACTTATaggatgcaaaaaataaaatctgatccAAACCTCACAAATTCTTGTAATCCGAAAGGGCATCCTTTCCTCATTCATGCGGTAAACCCTTAAGGAGCCCTTTCAATGGACTAGGCATTGTGCTAGGAGCTCTACGGAATGGATAACCAAAGCATATAGGAGTGAAACAGTGGCAGCTAAGGGGGTTCCAGACTTGGGGTTTGATAGTGGTGCATAGAAAAAGAATGAGCTCTGTTGTGCTTGAAAGTATTACCCAGTCACATTCCTTACAGCCTGATTTCCCTCAACTTCACCTCTGTCCAAAGGGTGGTGGTGTGGGAGTAGTGGGAAACCATAGGGATAGCACCGCTCAAACAGAAAATGAAGTTGTTTAGGTCAAGAAGTGCAAGAGCTACATAATTGCCTCCAGTGATTCAAATCATTGAAAATTATACTAATAGCgaatatttactgaacatctttatgtgccaggcactggtctaCAATGCCTCCCAGagtttgttctcttaattgcTAAGCAATAGTTCCCTCCTAATACTGTCTAtataactttttttggggggggagtatGTTAGAGCATAGGGATTTGAGGAGGCCAGGGGAAAGAGATAAACAGTAAAGAAGAAatgatttcactttattttactatttttcagtCTTTGAGGGATTGCAGTATGACTCTATTTCCTTggtatatgtgctgccgaagcaaGCACCTGACTCTGTTTCCTTAGTGCATTCATAAAATAGTTCACTCAGTGAAGACAATGAAGATTATTGACAATGCTACCCTGCTTTTTCTGATGTTCTACACCAGGAAGTTGTGATTTTTAAGGTAATCTCTTTACCAAAAACTTATTAAAAGAGGGAGAAGAATAAGAGTTGATTATGacacattaaaaataactaccccagagttcctttgtggtgcagtgggttgaggatctggcgttgtcactgcagcagctcaggtggctgctgtgttgcaggttcgatccctggccctggaatttccacatgccacaggcatggccaagataaatttttaaaatgaagaaataattactcaaaaacaaaaagctagcaccaaatgataaaatttaaatcatttctacATTATATGAAAccatatgtatataccatataataatgttatatataagCTGTTCTGTTAGATTCACTCCTAATTACCTTATGGTTTTTGCTGTTACTGtgaaatacactttttaaacCACATTTTCAGATTATTGCTGGTAAATGGGaacatgattgattttttttatttacatgattgatatttttatatactgatgTTATATACCGTAACCTTTCTGAATTCTATTTGTTCCAATAATTTGTAGATTCTTTGGATTGTATGTTAATTAGTCATATTGTGAATAACGacagtttcttcctttccaatattggctttttaaatttgCCTTACTGTGCTAGCTAGAGTCTTCGGTACAAAAAGAAATAGTGGCAGTGGTAGAGGATTTCCTTGTCTTGCTTCTGAATATACAAGGGGATTCTATACGTGTTTACCATTTttagtaggttttctttttcaggttaaaaaatttcctttgtatTCTTAGTTTGCTGAGAGCTTTTATTATGAATGAATGTGGAGTTTTATCTCCAAATACTTTGTATCTACTCCCCgatcatatgggttttttttcctccattaatACGACAATGTGACTGTGTGATGAATTACAATAATCGATTTTctaatatatttccttcttttggttTCATCAGTCCTCACCATttaatattttgtctattttaataatttttccttttattttttctttactatttgtTTGCTGTATTTctaatctatttattttaaatctttcctaaaataagaatttataactataaatgttcTACTATGTACCACTTTAGAAGAATTTCACAGGATTTTATgtgtactattttattattatttcctaatttcttttatgatttctttttgattcatgaattatttggttctttaaaaaatttacagacATAGAGGTCTCTTTTTTAGAAATCATATTGTGACATCATTAATCCAGTTATAGttaaactttatctttttttctgctttaaaatatttaatgtgttttattCATCTGGTAACATAAAGCAAATTTATATACTGGCTTCTCATCCCAAAAGATTTTAGCAATATAAAACTTTTTCTTCCATTAAATGGAAAACTGTGATTATTCTATTCAGTGATGGAGTTATTGCTCATATTTATACATGTGTtattaaactttttgttttaatctaaTTTTATGCTTAAAGAAAAATTGTGAGAATATTACAAAGAAATCCCATATACCCTTTACCTAGACTCACCAATTACTATTTTTCCATGTTTGCTTTATCATTCTCTATTTCAGTTTGTGTTTCTCCCTCTCGTCccattttttcctcccctcctcccccaatcacttcccctctcttctactttctcctcttcctttctcaacTATTTGAGAGTAACTTGCAGACATCATGCTCCTTTATCTGTCAATACTTCAGTGTATGTTTTCCTCCAAATGATGCCAATCTCTTACTAACTTCAGTACATGTGTCAAAATAGAAATTTCacattgtttcaattttttgtttcataaacCTTTATTATCAAGATTATATACTTATACTCACTGAAAAAGGAATGTGTTTGGGAGAACATGTATTTCAAATGGATAATGTAAGgtctatttttgttccttttttccagCTTCATTGAAACATTTAACATATAGTGttgtaagtttaaagtgtacagtgtgatgatatgctacatgtatatattgcaaaatgattacccaCAATAAGATTAGTTAACACATCAGTCATCTCacagttatgattttttttgtgtgcggtgagaacttttaagacctCTCTCCTAGCaacttttaagtatacaatacacAATTGTTAACTACAGTCACTGTACTATAGTATTAACTATACTATAACTATagttatataactatatatactaTAACAGTAGCATTAATTATAGTAtacatcatgctgtacattaaacTTCCAGAATGTATTTATGTTAAAaccaaaagtttattttattttatttttttaattatttccccaatacaattacaactgaaagtttataccctttTATCACCTTCACctttcccccaccctcccaacccctggaaaccaccaatctACTGTTTGTGTGagttcagacttttttttttatgttccatatataagtgaaaacatacaatatttttctctctctgctaacttatttcacttagcctaatgctCTCAAGTTTTATCTATTATGTCAgagatggcaggatttccttctttatatagctgaataatattccactatatatatatatatatatacacaccacattttctttgtccattcatctctcagtggacatttagattttttccacatctttgttattgtaaataatgatgcagtAAACATAAAGGTtgaaaatatctctttgagatagtaatttcatttccttcagatatatccAGGAGTAGAATCGCTGGATCGTATGATAGccctattttaattctttttttttttttttaggaaccttcatactgttttccatagtagatatttcaatttacattcctatcaaggAATgtgcaagggttcccttttccctgtatcctcaccagcatttattacCTTCTGTTTTTGTTAAAGCCATTCTATCAAGTGtgagatatctcattgtggttttgacttgcttttctctgatgattagtgatgttgagcacctttccatgtacctattggccatctgtatgtctttgaaaaaatgtctgttcaaatatttCTCACCTTTTTGAGTTGGATTGTTTTTCCAccgttgagttgtatgagttccatatatattttgggtattaatttCTGATCAGTTATGTGGTTTAAAATACTTCCTATTCCAtactttatttcataaatatgctatttctgtcatttattttaatgatcaAATTGTCCCAGTGGCAATCCATTCAAGCTGGATTCTCTATGCATTTGACACATTCCCATCATTCTTTGATACATACTTTGACTTCagcatttccttactttcttgtcttatatttccTGCTTCATTAACCATTTCAGGCTTGTCTTATATTTCCTGCTTCATTAACCATTTCCCTATGAATTTATGGTACTTTTTAGAGGGACATGGTATTTAAAAACCAAGACaaaaaatacattgatttttttttaattttttaaaaatttttatgcaattttaaagattactttccatttacagctattacaaaatattagctatattccccATACTGTACAATACATTCTTGAGCCTTTCTTTACCCTCTAGTGTACACCTCCCAATTCACCACCACTATAgtacccctcccctctcctcccgctggtaaccactagtttgttctatctATGCATCTGCCCCTTTCTgctcttttattgttagtgtatagaaatctagcagatttctgtgtattaattttgtaccctatgactttaccaaattaattgatgagctgtactagttttctggtggcatctttaggattttctatatatagtgtcatgtcatctgcaaacagtgacagttttattttttcctttagggtaTATGGATATTTTCTAGCTTGACATTATGTTATTCTTTCCCATTTAATTACATTTTGTACAAACAATGTAGTTTACATGATACTGACTATATAGTATTTATTGAGACATGCTTTATGTTCTAGAGAACATTATCAATTTATTTGTGCCTGAAAATGTTTTGTATATTCTAATTGTTACATGTGCACtctgtaaatgtccatcaaactTGCTGACTGTCTTGTCAGCAAGAGTgacattaaaattatcttttatatcACTCTTAATTCTGTTTGTTTGCTAGATCTTTCAATTATTGAGAAAGATTTAAAATCTCCcagtgatggagttcctgctgtggtgcagtgggattggcggCCTCTCTGgagcagcactgggatgcaggtttggtccctggcctggcccagtgggttaaggatctggtcttgccacaattgtggtgtaggtggcaactgcagctcagatctgatccctggcataggaactccatatgctgtggggtggccaaaaaaaaaaaacccaaaaaaaaccccctagTATAATTGTAAATTTGTCAAATTCTTGTAGTTCTGtaaatttttgctttatgtatttgaaGCTTTATTATTATGTGCAAACAAGTCTATAATAGATACACCTTTTATCCTTTTTAGTACTTGTTTGACCTTTTTGGATTTAAACGCTATTTGGTCTGATAAACTTGCCTTTGTCTATTTGGatggtatttctttttccatccttttactgaatatcttttttctttcttttatttttcagaaaatattctgCCAAAATAAGTGAATGCATTGATTTACTTCTTAATTTATCAGCAGGATTTATAATTAGAATTAGGGTTAAGCTTTATATCTCCAAATGTTATTTTCTtcactaattttttattttatgaaatgtcAACTCTTCAGGAAAGTCAAAAGATATCCTTCATGTAGATCCatcagttgtttatttttctacatatggTTTATATCtctttataaatacataaatatatatatatatacatattttttgctaAACCATTTGGAAGTAACTTGTGGGTATCATGACACTTCAGGCTTAAATGCTTCATGTGTATCTCTTAAGAACAAGGATGTTATCAGACTCAGAAAAATTCAACATTgataaaattatctaaaatacTGTCCTAACAATAtcctttatatctttttatttgttttgatgcaAGATGCAGTCAAGAATCATGCACTGTATTTAGTTACCATGCCCctttagtcttttaaaatctGGAGTAGGAActtcccattcttttcttttaatttttcataaaattggtATTTTTGATTATTTCAGGCAGTTCTCCTACATATATCTCACAATCTGAACTTGTCTGTTTTCACAAGATTCATTTGAACATTTTTAGAAAGAAGACTTCATAGGTGGTATTGTGCCCTTGCTCTTGTATCACGTCAGGAGGCTCAAAATGCCATTTTGTCCTATTTATTATTGAGGATATTTTGCTTGTTGACTTTGTTTAAACTgttttaaagagcagttttaagttcacagcaaaattgagaggaaggaacAGAAATTTCCCATATGCCCCTCTGCCCCTACACATGCATAACCTTCTCCATTATCAACATCCTGTACCAGAGTGGTACTTTTGCAcagttgatgaacctacattggtacatcattatcacccaaagtccatagttatATTGTTCACTCTTGAGCAATATACATTCTTGGTGTTATACATTCTATgaatttggacaaatgtataatgacatatattcaTCATATGGCATATTTTCAATGCCTTGAAAATCCTCAGTGCTCTACTTCTTCATCCCACTCCttcaacccctggcaaccactgatccttttattgtctccattgttttaccttttctagacTGTTCTGTAGTtgggatcatacagtatgtagctttTTCAGATTGGCCTTTTTCCCTTAGTAATATGCCCTTATGATTCCTTcttgtcttttcatggcctgatagctcatttcttttcagttgtgaaaaatattccattgtctggataccagtttatttatccattcacctactgaaggacatatTGGTTGCaaccaagttttggcagttatgaataaagctgctataaatagcCATGTGCAGGTtgttgtgtgaacataagttttcaactcctttggataaatatcaaaaatcattattgttcatattttatatttatattcttatttgtataattatatttataagttTATATACATAACACATATTTTTGGactatttgaaaataagttgCCCAATGACTTCTAAATACTTGGTGTtgtgaataaaaaatgaatacttGGCATATGTGTTTCTTAAAAACCTTATTCATTTTTCACCAGTTATGCTGATAAATGccctttagattaaaaaaaagaaaagaaaagaaagaaagagaagaaaatctggTCCAGGATCAAATCCAGAATCATATTTAATTATCATGTCTGGCTGAGCATCCTTTAATCTGCAATAGTTTCTTAGATTTTCTTtgcctaagaaaaaaatttttgaagatgaTAACATagttattttatagaatgtctttcaatttcagtttgtttgatgtttcctcatgattagattcagctTACGCACTTTTGACAAGGAATACCACTGAAACAACGTGCTGTACTTCTCAGTGTATTATATCAGGTGGTGCATGGTGTCAATTAACTTTCAATTTCTTATTACAGAAGGCTCTTCAGGATATTTCAGAATATAAGGCTTTGCTGCCTTTTGGTGATTTCATGGATAACAATGTGGGTACTTTTTACTTTCCCCTTAGGAAATAGTCACAATTTTTGGACACAGGTGGAATTATAGTTTATAAATAGCATTGAATTCCTTGTCTAACTTGCCTGCTTGTAGAAGTACTCGGCATTAAATGGAATTCTCATGCCTGTTCTGCTATCATATTTTCCTGCCTTAGAGCATTTACCTAGCCTGACTGGTTGtgtgttcatttctctctttcagaGGAGTTTGTTAAACAGCTTTATGTGCAGAATCTCCTTAAGCATCTTTCTCTGTGTGATTAGCTATTACTCCCTTTTCATTACATAAGGACCTTCCTATAATATTTTAGattgatcatttttaaaaggaaatatgataTGATAAAGTTCCTTTCTTGTCAGTATTCCTGACATGTTATCATATCATCTCGGTCCTCCATCTTTCTTGGAAGTGCACCAGCTTTTTTTTGCATTgattctgtattagtttcctactaTTGCCATAACAAATGTAGAGGCTTAATgaaacaaatttattattttatagttctgtaggtcagaaatcTGGTATGGGTCTTATTGAGTGAAAATCAAGGAGTTGGaaggctgcattcctttctgagGGCTCTAAGGGAAAATCTGTGTCATTCATTTAGTTGTTGACAGAATTCAGTTGCTCATAAATATAGGTCTCAGATCCCTGTTTCCTTCCTGACTATTGACTGAGGGCTtttcccagcttctagaggccacctgtATTCTTTGGCTCATTgcatgcgttttttttttttttttttttttttggaaagacattttacttatttttttaattactcagtgaatgttattacatttatagtttacaatgatcatcacaactcaattttatagcatttccatcccaaacccccagcatatccacccacccccccaacctgtctcatttggaaagcataagtttttcaaagtctgagtcagcatctgttcttcaaagaagttcatggtgtccatttttttagattccacatgtaagtgatagcatatgatgttggtgtctcactgtctggctaacttcacttagcatgatgatttctaggtccctccatgttgctacaaatcccattatttctttccttttaatggctgaataatattccattgtgtatatgtaccacatcttctttatccactcctccatcaatggacatttaggttgtttccatatcttggctattgtatatagtgctgcaatgaacattggagtacatgtatcttttcgagtcatgattttctctgggtagaggcccagg
Above is a genomic segment from Sus scrofa isolate TJ Tabasco breed Duroc chromosome X, Sscrofa11.1, whole genome shotgun sequence containing:
- the LOC110257828 gene encoding negative regulator of P-body association isoform X3, translating into MGDQPCASGRSTLPPGNTRETKPPKKRCLLAPRWDYPEGTPNGGSTPLPSAPTPASPGLKSHPPPPEK